One window of Anaerotruncus rubiinfantis genomic DNA carries:
- a CDS encoding helix-turn-helix domain-containing protein, producing the protein MNFCDKLVQLRRERGLSQEQLAEILHVTRQSVSKWEAGNATPELAKLIALADIFGVSLDYLARPEQTERAAARPDDAALARELAELRRCVKRRDGYEYRSKTTLFGLPLVHIKISRYGNAVAKGIIAIGNISVGVLSLGGLALGLLSFGGVSLGLLFAFGGCALGGISFGGFSIGALAFGGFAVGIYAIGGSAFAHTLAVGATAMGNAAIGVSARGEQVLMLDGATQEQVRLFLLQNCPHLWKWLVRLAMSLANP; encoded by the coding sequence GCGTGGCCTTTCACAGGAACAGCTGGCGGAGATTTTGCATGTGACCCGTCAGTCGGTCAGTAAATGGGAAGCTGGGAACGCAACGCCGGAGCTTGCAAAGTTGATCGCGCTGGCGGATATTTTTGGCGTGAGCCTTGACTATCTCGCGCGGCCGGAACAGACTGAACGCGCTGCCGCGCGGCCGGACGACGCGGCGCTTGCCAGGGAATTGGCCGAGCTGCGCAGGTGCGTCAAGCGGCGGGATGGTTATGAATACCGCAGCAAAACAACCCTGTTTGGGCTGCCGCTTGTGCATATCAAGATCTCCCGTTACGGAAACGCTGTTGCAAAAGGGATTATTGCGATCGGCAACATCTCGGTCGGCGTTTTGAGCCTTGGCGGGCTGGCGCTGGGGCTTCTGAGTTTCGGCGGCGTCTCTTTGGGCCTGCTCTTTGCCTTTGGCGGGTGCGCGCTCGGTGGGATCAGTTTCGGTGGCTTTTCAATCGGAGCACTTGCCTTCGGCGGCTTTGCAGTCGGCATCTACGCCATCGGAGGCAGTGCGTTTGCGCATACGCTGGCGGTCGGCGCGACAGCGATGGGAAACGCGGCGATTGGCGTAAGCGCACGCGGGGAACAGGTGCTTATGCTTGACGGCGCGACACAGGAGCAGGTACGCCTGTTTCTGCTCCAGAATTGTCCGCACCTGTGGAAATGGCTTGTGCGTCTGGCCATGAGCCTTGCAAACCCCTGA
- a CDS encoding xanthine dehydrogenase family protein molybdopterin-binding subunit, whose amino-acid sequence MNTVGQRIPKIDAAALTTGKGVYTEDLTPQNCLVVKVLRSPHAHARIKSIKCDTALKVNGIECILTYKDVPKIRYTFAGQSYPEPSPYDRYILEEVVRYVGDPVAIVAGRDERTVDKAMKMIRVKYEVREPLLDFEQALDSPVVVHPESDLHYNFDIGGDPTRNLVASGEDSAGDVEAALAGCDVVIDRTYYTKANAQAMMETFRTYTYLDHNGRLNVVSSTQIPFHCRRIIAHALGLPKTAVRVVKPRIGGGFGAKQAMVSELFPAIVTLRTGKPARIVFTRQETFSASNSRHQMRLHVRLGATRDGVVKAISLHTLSNAGAYAEHACTTIGLSGTKTIALYSHAKDHYRFTHQNVYTNTMAGGAFRGYGATQGCFAIESAANELAAHLGIDPTELRLRNIPSVGDPMPAFKDGPLSSSRLEDCIRRGRELIGWDEKYPCRQLDDHTVRAVGMAITMQGSGIAGIDTCSATLRLNDDGFYTLMIGATDMGTGCDTILAQMAAEVLHCPIERITVDGVDTDHSPFDKGSYASSTTYVTGMAVVKAATKLCDLIRQEGARRLGIPVTQANFDGDRVLSTMDPGKAILLSTLAQALCVGAGRWLQVTETHASPVSPPPLMAGFAEVEVDLQTGQAKVVDYVGVVDCGTVINPNLATVQAQGGIAQGIGMALYEDVQYDSRGRMRNNSFMQYKIPSRLDLPEIRVEFAPSYEPSGPFGAKSIGEVVINTPSPAIADAVANATGVRVRELPLTPEKILLGMKAGGC is encoded by the coding sequence ATGAACACGGTAGGACAGCGCATCCCCAAGATCGACGCGGCCGCCCTCACCACTGGCAAGGGTGTCTACACCGAAGACCTGACCCCACAGAACTGCCTGGTGGTCAAGGTGCTGCGCAGCCCGCACGCGCATGCGCGGATCAAATCGATCAAGTGCGACACCGCGCTGAAGGTAAACGGCATCGAATGCATCCTGACTTATAAAGATGTTCCGAAGATCCGCTACACCTTTGCGGGCCAGAGCTATCCGGAGCCGAGCCCTTACGACCGCTACATCCTGGAGGAGGTCGTGCGGTATGTCGGCGACCCGGTCGCGATCGTGGCCGGGCGGGACGAACGCACGGTCGACAAGGCGATGAAGATGATTCGGGTCAAATATGAGGTGCGCGAGCCGCTCCTCGATTTCGAGCAGGCGCTCGACAGCCCGGTTGTGGTGCATCCGGAAAGCGATCTGCATTACAATTTTGATATCGGTGGCGATCCCACCCGCAACCTGGTGGCGAGCGGGGAGGACAGCGCGGGCGATGTGGAGGCAGCGCTCGCGGGGTGTGATGTCGTTATCGACCGAACCTATTATACCAAGGCGAACGCGCAGGCGATGATGGAAACCTTCCGCACTTATACCTATCTTGACCACAACGGCCGGCTGAACGTGGTTTCCTCGACCCAGATCCCATTTCACTGCCGCCGGATCATCGCGCATGCGCTGGGTCTGCCCAAAACCGCTGTGCGGGTGGTAAAACCCCGAATCGGCGGGGGATTTGGCGCAAAACAGGCGATGGTGAGCGAGCTGTTCCCGGCCATCGTGACGCTGCGGACCGGGAAGCCCGCGCGGATCGTTTTTACCCGTCAGGAGACCTTCTCCGCTTCGAACAGCCGTCACCAGATGCGCCTGCATGTCCGGCTCGGCGCAACCAGGGACGGCGTTGTAAAGGCGATCAGCCTGCACACCCTTTCGAACGCAGGCGCCTATGCGGAACACGCCTGCACGACAATCGGTCTTTCCGGCACCAAGACGATTGCGCTTTATTCTCATGCAAAGGATCATTATCGTTTCACCCACCAGAACGTTTACACCAACACGATGGCGGGCGGGGCGTTTCGCGGCTACGGCGCGACGCAGGGTTGCTTTGCCATTGAGTCCGCCGCCAACGAGCTGGCCGCGCATCTGGGCATCGATCCCACCGAGCTGCGGCTGCGCAACATTCCCAGCGTCGGTGATCCGATGCCCGCCTTCAAGGATGGGCCGCTCTCTTCGAGCCGTCTGGAGGACTGTATTCGCCGCGGCCGCGAGCTGATCGGCTGGGATGAAAAATACCCCTGCCGCCAGCTGGATGACCATACCGTGCGCGCGGTGGGCATGGCGATCACCATGCAGGGTTCCGGTATCGCGGGGATCGACACCTGTTCCGCGACACTGCGGCTCAATGACGATGGTTTCTACACCCTGATGATCGGCGCGACCGATATGGGCACCGGTTGCGATACCATCCTTGCGCAGATGGCCGCCGAGGTGCTGCACTGTCCGATCGAACGGATCACGGTGGACGGCGTGGACACCGACCACAGCCCGTTCGACAAAGGTTCCTACGCCTCCAGCACCACCTACGTGACCGGCATGGCGGTCGTGAAGGCCGCAACCAAACTCTGCGATCTTATCCGGCAGGAGGGGGCGCGGCGGCTCGGTATCCCGGTGACGCAGGCGAACTTTGACGGAGATCGGGTGCTTTCAACCATGGACCCGGGTAAGGCGATTTTACTTTCCACGCTTGCACAGGCGCTTTGTGTAGGCGCGGGGCGTTGGCTGCAGGTCACCGAGACACATGCAAGCCCGGTTTCGCCGCCGCCGCTGATGGCGGGTTTTGCCGAGGTCGAAGTCGACCTGCAGACCGGGCAGGCCAAAGTGGTCGACTATGTCGGCGTGGTCGACTGTGGCACAGTCATCAATCCGAATCTTGCCACGGTGCAAGCGCAGGGTGGTATCGCGCAGGGGATCGGCATGGCGCTTTATGAGGATGTCCAGTATGACTCACGTGGCCGGATGAGGAACAATTCCTTTATGCAGTATAAGATCCCGTCCCGGCTCGATCTGCCGGAGATCCGGGTGGAATTTGCGCCGAGCTACGAGCCTTCCGGGCCGTTTGGCGCAAAATCGATCGGCGAGGTGGTCATCAACACGCCGTCGCCCGCCATTGCGGATGCGGTTGCCAACGCCACCGGCGTGCGGGTGCGTGAATTGCCGCTCACCCCGGAAAAGATCCTGTTGGGAATGAAAGCTGGTGGATGCTGA
- a CDS encoding (2Fe-2S)-binding protein — protein sequence MKVKVTVNGKLYDKHIPNDMMLIDFLRKYGFVSVKRGCDTANCGLCTVWVDGAPVLSCSYPTARADGKQVTTLEGVAEEAAEFGRFMAAQGAEQCGFCSPGFTMSVLAMKRELQSPSREEIQEYLAGNLCRCSGYTSQLAAIEKYLKGERP from the coding sequence ATGAAAGTAAAGGTAACGGTCAACGGGAAGCTTTATGACAAACATATCCCGAACGATATGATGCTGATTGATTTTCTGCGCAAATACGGCTTTGTGAGCGTCAAGCGCGGCTGCGACACCGCGAACTGCGGACTGTGCACCGTCTGGGTGGATGGCGCGCCGGTGCTTTCCTGTTCCTATCCAACAGCCCGCGCCGACGGCAAACAGGTCACGACCCTTGAAGGCGTGGCGGAGGAAGCCGCGGAATTCGGCCGGTTCATGGCGGCGCAGGGGGCTGAACAATGCGGCTTCTGCAGCCCGGGATTTACCATGAGCGTGCTTGCAATGAAGCGGGAACTGCAAAGCCCCTCCCGTGAGGAGATCCAGGAATATCTCGCAGGCAATCTCTGCCGATGCTCCGGCTATACCTCCCAGCTGGCGGCGATCGAAAAATACCTGAAGGGGGAGCGGCCATGA
- a CDS encoding FAD binding domain-containing protein, with protein MFTAKTYHFAESLDDAFGLLQKNKTNTILGGCGWLRMTNKRIWTAIDLGRLGLDQIEETPEAVRLGASVTLRQLETCPALRGAFGGILPESVRHIVGVQFRNMATVGASVFMRAGYSDLCAALLALDASVVLHAGGEIPFAQFLEMPYTRDILTHVTIRKDGRKAAYESLRLSATDFPVLAVAVSRLGDDWRVSVGARPGKACRAPGSGRVGGGR; from the coding sequence ATGTTTACAGCAAAGACGTACCACTTTGCCGAAAGCCTTGACGATGCGTTCGGGCTTCTGCAAAAGAACAAGACCAATACCATTTTGGGCGGCTGCGGATGGCTGCGGATGACCAACAAACGCATTTGGACTGCCATCGATTTGGGCCGCCTTGGCCTTGACCAGATCGAAGAAACTCCGGAAGCCGTCCGGCTGGGCGCATCGGTGACCCTGCGCCAGTTGGAGACCTGCCCGGCGCTGCGGGGGGCGTTCGGCGGTATCCTGCCGGAAAGCGTCCGGCATATCGTGGGCGTGCAGTTTCGCAACATGGCCACGGTCGGCGCGAGCGTATTCATGCGCGCGGGCTATTCCGACCTGTGCGCGGCGCTGCTCGCGCTCGACGCGTCGGTCGTGCTGCACGCGGGCGGGGAAATCCCGTTCGCGCAGTTCCTCGAAATGCCCTATACCCGCGATATCCTGACCCATGTGACTATCCGAAAGGATGGCCGTAAAGCCGCCTATGAGTCTCTGCGCCTTTCCGCCACCGATTTTCCGGTGCTCGCGGTTGCGGTCAGCCGTCTGGGGGATGACTGGCGCGTTTCGGTTGGCGCGCGGCCGGGAAAAGCGTGCCGCGCGCCCGGCAGCGGGCGCGTGGGCGGCGGCCGGTGA
- a CDS encoding MBL fold metallo-hydrolase RNA specificity domain-containing protein, producing the protein MKLSFLGATHEVTGSCHYLQACGKKILIDCGMQQGPDEYEHQELPVAPGEIDFVLLTHAHIDHSGRLPLLAKYGFRGPVVTTSATADLCGIMLRDSAHIQEFEAEWKNRKGKRAGREPVEPMYTMQDAEQIISQLQEHEYNEMAELCEGVRIRFIDVGHLLGSASIEVWVTEDGITKKIVFSGDIGNLNQPLIRDPQYIDEADYVVIESTYGTRNHNVPPDYTALLASVIQKTLDRGGNVVIPSFAVGRTQELLYFLREIRARDLVKGHKNFPVYVDSPLAIEATNIFNENRYGYFDEEAMELVQHGINPITFHGLELAVTSDESRAINFDNRPKVIISASGMCEAGRIKHHLKHNLWRPECTIVFVGYQAAGTTGRALIEGAKSVKLFGETIDVEAEITQLEGISGHADQNGLLRWLDAYQKKPEHIFVVHGEDATCTAFAELVAERYGIPATAPDYQASFDLATNTMLEPGIKREPKKVTVKPVSSVFTRLVAAGQRLMQVIEQNKGGANKDLARFADQINALCEKWKR; encoded by the coding sequence ATGAAACTCTCGTTTCTGGGTGCGACCCATGAAGTCACAGGCAGCTGCCATTATCTGCAGGCCTGCGGCAAAAAGATCCTGATCGACTGCGGCATGCAGCAGGGCCCCGATGAATATGAACATCAGGAACTGCCGGTCGCACCGGGGGAAATTGATTTTGTGCTGCTCACCCACGCGCATATCGACCATTCCGGCCGTCTGCCGCTGCTTGCGAAATACGGTTTCCGGGGGCCGGTGGTCACCACCTCCGCCACCGCCGACCTGTGCGGCATCATGCTGCGCGACTCCGCTCATATTCAGGAGTTTGAAGCCGAATGGAAAAACCGCAAAGGCAAACGCGCTGGCCGTGAACCGGTCGAACCGATGTACACCATGCAGGACGCGGAACAGATTATTTCCCAGCTTCAGGAGCATGAATACAACGAAATGGCCGAACTCTGCGAAGGCGTCCGGATACGCTTTATCGATGTGGGGCATCTGCTCGGCTCCGCTTCGATCGAAGTTTGGGTCACCGAAGACGGCATCACCAAAAAAATCGTCTTTTCGGGCGATATCGGCAACCTCAACCAGCCGTTGATCCGCGACCCGCAGTACATAGATGAAGCCGATTATGTCGTTATCGAATCGACCTACGGCACCCGCAACCACAATGTCCCTCCCGATTATACCGCGCTGCTTGCCAGTGTCATCCAGAAAACCCTCGACCGCGGCGGCAACGTCGTGATCCCCTCCTTCGCGGTCGGACGCACGCAGGAGCTGCTCTATTTCCTGCGGGAAATCCGCGCGCGCGACCTTGTGAAGGGCCACAAGAATTTCCCGGTTTACGTGGACAGTCCGCTCGCCATCGAGGCAACCAATATCTTTAACGAAAACCGTTACGGCTATTTCGATGAGGAAGCCATGGAGCTGGTTCAGCACGGGATCAATCCCATCACCTTCCATGGGCTCGAGCTCGCAGTCACCAGCGACGAATCCCGCGCCATCAACTTCGACAATCGCCCCAAGGTAATCATCTCCGCATCCGGCATGTGCGAGGCCGGACGCATCAAGCACCATCTGAAGCACAACCTCTGGCGGCCAGAATGCACCATTGTGTTCGTCGGTTACCAGGCGGCCGGCACCACCGGCCGCGCGCTGATTGAGGGCGCGAAATCGGTCAAGCTCTTCGGCGAAACGATCGATGTCGAAGCCGAAATCACCCAGCTCGAAGGCATCAGCGGCCACGCCGACCAAAACGGCCTGCTGCGCTGGCTCGACGCCTACCAGAAGAAACCCGAACACATCTTTGTCGTCCATGGCGAGGACGCCACCTGCACCGCGTTCGCAGAACTGGTCGCAGAGCGGTATGGCATCCCGGCAACCGCGCCCGACTATCAGGCGAGCTTCGACCTCGCCACCAACACGATGCTCGAACCCGGCATCAAGCGGGAACCGAAAAAGGTCACCGTCAAGCCGGTTTCTTCTGTCTTTACCCGCCTGGTCGCTGCCGGACAGCGCCTGATGCAGGTGATCGAACAGAACAAGGGCGGCGCGAACAAGGATCTTGCCAGATTTGCCGACCAGATCAACGCACTCTGCGAAAAATGGAAACGATGA